One window from the genome of Leishmania panamensis strain MHOM/PA/94/PSC-1 chromosome 13 sequence encodes:
- a CDS encoding hypothetical protein (TriTrypDB/GeneDB-style sysID: LpmP.13.0340): MSNENGGNAVVRVSSNKRKFGYVDYTKHRLHEGYPEVTISALGTAIADAVSVVELLKNQGVVTVKKICTARAQFDDVRSTTTDKIEVTVVKSPDFDAIYDQQQKDREAAKASALTCEGNDE, encoded by the coding sequence ATGTCAAACGAAAACGGCGGAAACGCGGTTGTTCGTGTGAGCTCGAACAAGCGCAAGTTCGGTTACGTCGACTACACCAAGCACCGCCTTCACGAAGGCTACCCCGAGGTCACCATCTCCGCTCTCGGAACTGCCATTGCAGACGCTGTCTCCGTTGTGGAGCTGCTCAAGAACCAAGGCGTCGTCACGGTGAAAAAGATTTGTACTGCACGCGCTCAGTTCGATGATGTTCGCTCAACAACTACCGACAAGATTGAGGTTACCGTTGTGAAGTCCCCTGACTTCGACGCTATCTACgaccagcagcagaaggatCGTGAAGCGGCAAAGGCCAGTGCCTTGACATGTGAGGGGAATGATGAGTAG
- a CDS encoding hypothetical protein (TriTrypDB/GeneDB-style sysID: LpmP.13.0350): MVSGLVEFEILRGKNYPQTEDDPNPCTTQVTVAVVGALSGAILSAVQLSSIQQNSNAPFYNDKLNFKLEEASENVCFSITVSEHSRRKMPFVLFYGKQLIELSKLKSKQRFVIPLFPEEENNRQIEIGAEPLVLEKSRTEPLLSVSIQFTKDKILDTVDPYSDVDISGKDLSLDGSNQLVPEGNQYVWLRLKSDKKWTNSYQCELLVVWRSRAPLEAEPQGNTKPRKGTTGGMGGVAGEVDSARTLGDIITKKWCCHRTHQVLTRICLTAEKYGKKITDLTFTPREEIEFRTNKKERCVLLERICEEKLKYAGSNRLQDWLNRIWILFVTGVDNDPAGPRTLSYEVRKAVHDAQFTEEDAIILQACLLFSFIPSLKYEVCQALSESDYQVSPSEKRRELTGFEASQCMVTPSQRLFTHVFIFFVGPLLDTLTEAEIVKAAAEFKPAIWDAQQRIAEGAKSTIGHHRRNNDGSIVKGNGIRIDHLDKLGHRKQTPRFV, translated from the coding sequence ATGGTTTCCGGACTCGTCGAATTCGAAATACTGAGGGGAAAAAACTACCCTCAGACAGAAGACGATCCAAATCCCTGCACAACCCAGGTCACGGTCGCAGTAGTTGGCGCGTTGTCAGGTGCTATTCTCTCGGCTGTGCAGTTATCATCTATTCAGCAAAACTCGAATGCCCCATTTTACAACGACAAATTGAATTTCAAGCTGGAAGAGGCATCTGAAAATGTATGTTTTTCCATAACAGTGAGCGAACACTCTCGCAGAAAGATGCCGTTTGTTCTTTTTTATGGCAAGCAGCTCATAGAGCTATCCAAGCTAAAATCAAAGCAGCGATTCGTGATTCCGCTGTTCCCCGAAGAAGAGAATAATCGGCAAATCGAAATTGGTGCAGAGCCGTTGGTGCTTGAAAAAAGTAGGACAGAACCATTATTGAGCGTGAGTATCCAGTTTACCAAAGATAAAATTTTAGACACAGTGGATCCGTATTCTGACGTCGATATCTCAGGCAAGGACTTATCCCTTGACGGCAGCAATCAACTCGTTCCAGAGGGAAATCAATACGTATGGCTAAGACTGAAAAGTGACAAAAAATGGACGAATTCTTACCAATGTGAGCTTTTGGTTGTTTGGCGGTCTCGTGCTCCTCTCGAAGCGGAGCCTCAAGGAAACACGAAGCCTCGAAAAGGCACTACTGGAGGGATGGGTGGGGTTGCAGGAGAAGTGGATTCGGCACGAACACTGGGCGACATCATCACCAAAAAAtggtgctgccaccgcacgCACCAGGTCCTTACGCGAATATGCCTTACTGCAGAGAAGTACGGAAAAAAAATAACCGATCTCACATTCACCCCGAGGGAGGAGATAGAGTTTCGCACCAACAAGAAAGAGCGCTGTGTGTTGCTCGAGCGAATTTGCGAAGAGAAGCTGAAATATGCTGGTAGCAACCGTCTTCAAGACTGGCTCAACAGAATATGGATTCTTTTTGTGACTGGTGTCGACAACGATCCTGCAGGGCCTCGAACTTTGAGTTACGAGGTGCGAAAGGCTGTTCATGACGCCCAATTTACAGAAGAGGACGCAATTATTCTGCAAGCAtgccttttgttttcctttatTCCATCTCTCAAGTACGAAGTGTGTCAAGCACTTTCCGAGTCTGATTATCAAGTCTCTCCGTcggaaaaaaggagagagctgACTGGGTTTGAAGCTTCCCAGTGTATGGTAACACCGTCACAGAGGTTGTTCACTCatgtttttattttttttgttgGGCCACTTCTTGACACGTTAACCGAAGCGGAAATCGTTAAGGCTGCAGCTGAGTTCAAGCCTGCCATATGGGATGCGCAACAGCGCATTGCTGAAGGTGCAAAGAGCACAATTGGTCACCACAGAAGGAACAACGACGGGTCGATTGTAAAAGGCAATGGTATTCGTATCGATCACTTGGACAAGCTCGGCCATCGCAAGCAAACGCCGAGATTTGTTTGA